One genomic region from Leeia speluncae encodes:
- the tuf gene encoding elongation factor Tu, translating into MAKEKFTRTKPHVNVGTIGHVDHGKTTLTAAITTILSKKFGGEAKGYDQIDSAPEEKARGITINTAHVEYETETRHYAHVDCPGHADYVKNMITGAAQMDGAILVCSAADGPMPQTREHILLARQVGVPYIIVFLNKADMVDDAELLELVEMEVRELLSSYDFPGDDTPIVIGSAKLALEGDQGQYGEPAIHKLAEALDSYIPEPERAVDGTFLMPVEDVFSISGRGTVVTGRIERGIVKVGEEVEIVGLKATQKTTCTGVEMFRKLLDQGQAGDNVGVLLRGTKREDVERGQVLAKPASINPHTKFSAEVYVLSKDEGGRHTPFFNGYRPQFYFRTTDVTGAVELPEGTEMVMPGDNVSIKVALIAPIAMEDGLRFAIREGGRTVGAGVVAKIIE; encoded by the coding sequence ATGGCTAAGGAAAAATTCACGCGGACGAAGCCGCACGTAAACGTAGGTACTATCGGTCACGTTGACCATGGTAAAACTACATTGACAGCAGCGATCACTACAATTCTTTCTAAGAAATTTGGTGGCGAAGCTAAGGGTTACGATCAGATTGATAGCGCGCCAGAAGAAAAGGCGCGTGGTATTACGATTAACACAGCACACGTAGAGTATGAGACAGAAACACGTCACTACGCTCACGTTGACTGCCCAGGTCACGCTGACTATGTTAAGAACATGATTACTGGTGCAGCGCAGATGGATGGCGCGATTCTAGTATGTTCGGCAGCTGATGGTCCTATGCCACAAACTCGCGAGCACATCTTGTTGGCTCGTCAGGTTGGTGTTCCATACATCATCGTGTTCTTGAACAAAGCAGACATGGTTGATGATGCTGAGTTGCTAGAGTTGGTTGAGATGGAAGTTCGTGAATTGCTATCTAGCTACGACTTCCCAGGTGATGATACTCCAATCGTTATCGGTTCTGCTAAGTTGGCGTTGGAAGGTGATCAAGGTCAATACGGCGAGCCAGCAATTCACAAGCTAGCTGAAGCTTTGGATTCTTATATTCCAGAGCCAGAGCGTGCAGTTGATGGTACTTTCTTGATGCCAGTTGAAGATGTATTCTCAATTTCTGGTCGTGGTACAGTGGTTACCGGCCGTATTGAGCGTGGTATCGTTAAAGTTGGTGAAGAAGTTGAGATTGTTGGTCTGAAAGCAACTCAGAAAACAACATGTACCGGTGTTGAAATGTTCCGTAAGTTGTTGGATCAAGGTCAAGCTGGTGATAACGTTGGTGTATTGTTGCGTGGTACAAAGCGTGAAGACGTTGAGCGCGGTCAAGTATTGGCTAAGCCAGCATCTATCAACCCACACACAAAATTCAGCGCAGAAGTTTACGTGTTGTCTAAAGATGAAGGTGGTCGTCATACACCATTCTTCAATGGCTATCGTCCACAGTTCTACTTCCGTACAACAGACGTAACTGGTGCAGTTGAATTGCCAGAAGGTACAGAAATGGTGATGCCAGGTGATAACGTGTCAATCAAAGTTGCTTTGATTGCTCCGATCGCGATGGAAGACGGTTTGCGTTTTGCTATTCGTGAAGGTGGTCGTACCGTAGGTGCGGGCGTTGTTGCTAAGATCATCGAGTAA
- the rfaD gene encoding ADP-glyceromanno-heptose 6-epimerase, with translation MYVVTGAAGFIGSNLVKALNERGITNILAVDNLTKGDKYRNLVDCEIADFLDKEDFIQLVAEGELDGQLTMIFHQGACSDTMEHNGRYMMENNYRYTLNLFEFCQREEIPFIYASSAAVYGATEVFREEREFEGPLNVYGYSKFLFDQIIRQRIDTLTAPVVGLRYFNVYGPREQHKGRMASVAYHLYNQYWENGKIKLFEGCDGYANGSQMRDFISVEDVVKVNLHFMDHPEVAGIFNCGTGRAQSFNDVAVTVANTCRHAEGKSILSLEELVKEGILEYITFPDALKGKYQSFTEADTVLLREAGYEDDFLTVQEGTSRYVESRLKADGKA, from the coding sequence ATGTATGTTGTAACCGGTGCAGCAGGCTTTATTGGTTCCAATCTTGTAAAAGCGCTGAATGAGCGTGGCATTACCAATATTCTAGCGGTAGATAACCTCACAAAAGGTGACAAATACCGGAACTTGGTTGATTGTGAAATTGCCGATTTTCTGGATAAAGAAGATTTCATCCAGTTAGTGGCCGAAGGTGAGCTAGACGGCCAACTAACCATGATTTTCCATCAAGGCGCATGTTCAGACACGATGGAACATAATGGCCGTTACATGATGGAAAACAACTACCGTTATACGCTGAATCTGTTTGAATTCTGCCAACGAGAAGAAATTCCATTTATTTACGCCTCTAGTGCCGCCGTTTATGGCGCGACAGAAGTCTTCCGTGAAGAACGCGAGTTTGAAGGGCCATTGAATGTCTATGGGTATTCTAAATTCCTGTTCGACCAAATCATTCGTCAACGAATCGATACCCTAACCGCCCCTGTGGTTGGTTTGCGATACTTCAATGTCTATGGTCCACGTGAGCAGCATAAGGGGCGCATGGCATCAGTTGCCTACCACCTATACAACCAGTACTGGGAAAACGGCAAAATTAAGCTTTTCGAAGGATGCGATGGTTACGCCAATGGCTCTCAAATGCGAGATTTCATTTCCGTTGAAGATGTGGTGAAGGTCAATCTTCATTTTATGGATCATCCAGAGGTTGCTGGTATTTTCAACTGCGGTACAGGGCGTGCACAAAGCTTTAATGATGTAGCGGTGACGGTCGCTAATACTTGCCGACATGCAGAGGGTAAATCTATCCTGTCCCTAGAAGAACTGGTCAAAGAAGGGATTTTAGAATACATCACCTTCCCGGATGCACTAAAAGGAAAATATCAAAGCTTTACAGAGGCGGATACGGTCTTACTAAGGGAAGCTGGATATGAAGACGATTTCCTAACTGTACAAGAAGGTACTTCCCGTTATGTGGAGTCTAGACTAAAGGCAGACGGCAAAGCATAA
- the rfaE1 gene encoding D-glycero-beta-D-manno-heptose-7-phosphate kinase, whose product MDLSLSTLKQRLTSAKVLVVGDVMLDRYWFGEVNRISPEAPVPVVKVESVEERPGGAANVAKNIAALGGQTGLLSVVGDDEPASALEKLLVADQIDAGLLRDASLVTTVKLRVIGRQQQLIRIDFETMPSHEVLAAKLADFEARLPNVDVVILSDYGKGGLTHIRKMIELARAAGKPVLVDPKGADWSRYEGATLITPNRSEFKEVAGGWSNEEELIQKANAVRERFNLEGLLVTRSEEGMTLFLEGATFHQPTFAREVFDVTGAGDTVIATLGLMLAAGESMQSSVEWANRAAGIVVGKLGTAVALPEELLPA is encoded by the coding sequence TTTGGCGAAGTCAATCGTATTTCACCAGAGGCCCCAGTTCCTGTGGTAAAGGTTGAATCAGTAGAAGAGCGCCCAGGCGGGGCGGCTAACGTTGCTAAAAATATCGCTGCACTCGGTGGTCAAACTGGATTGCTATCTGTTGTTGGTGATGATGAACCTGCAAGCGCACTAGAAAAACTATTGGTAGCCGATCAGATCGATGCTGGTTTATTAAGAGATGCATCACTAGTCACCACCGTTAAGTTACGCGTGATTGGTAGACAACAGCAACTCATTCGGATCGATTTCGAAACCATGCCAAGCCATGAAGTGCTTGCTGCAAAGTTGGCTGATTTCGAAGCCCGCCTCCCTAACGTAGATGTCGTGATTTTGTCTGACTATGGTAAGGGCGGCCTAACCCACATCCGTAAGATGATTGAACTAGCAAGGGCAGCAGGAAAGCCTGTCTTAGTCGATCCTAAAGGGGCGGACTGGTCTCGCTACGAAGGGGCAACGCTAATTACACCTAATAGAAGTGAGTTTAAAGAAGTTGCCGGTGGCTGGTCAAACGAAGAGGAATTAATTCAAAAAGCGAATGCAGTCAGGGAGCGTTTTAATCTAGAAGGCTTGCTAGTGACTCGCAGCGAAGAAGGGATGACCTTGTTCCTTGAAGGCGCAACCTTCCATCAGCCAACCTTTGCCAGAGAAGTGTTTGATGTGACTGGTGCGGGTGATACTGTGATTGCCACCTTGGGCCTCATGCTGGCCGCAGGTGAATCCATGCAGTCTTCTGTTGAATGGGCAAATAGAGCAGCAGGCATTGTTGTTGGTAAATTGGGTACTGCTGTGGCGCTACCTGAAGAACTCTTACCAGCATAA
- a CDS encoding porin, giving the protein MRKVIALAVAGVFVSPTVFADSGNVTIYGKIRMGVEFLNSDANTTTLNSTSHTSQTKISSFKSRIGFKGEEDLGNGLKTVWQAEGGINADDASMDTLSSSKKLNGNGLLATRDTFVGLSDAKLGTLKLGRITSPYDNVGSKFDGFIGSDRINGFFEQNNTDPDSSVTNGVYNFPINVKQNRKNNAIHYTSPNLNGFSGAVEYYLNENATSTSKAGKGISTRLSYSGNGLSIDWGFEQNKTGAPSVSGSANKETANLVSIAYDVLPELTLGGQLYKQQNNAASKVENKGYGLFANYKATPQVTLRAFYGQFTAKKNDGIEDTNDFKAKRLTLGAHYALSKRTLVFAEYLNDKINRKAVSASTGNTSARTISIGLSHDF; this is encoded by the coding sequence ATGCGTAAAGTTATTGCACTAGCCGTTGCTGGTGTTTTCGTTTCTCCAACGGTCTTCGCCGACAGCGGCAATGTGACTATTTACGGTAAAATTCGTATGGGTGTTGAATTTTTAAATTCTGACGCCAACACAACGACCCTCAACTCAACCTCTCACACATCACAGACAAAAATTTCTAGCTTTAAAAGTCGCATTGGTTTCAAAGGTGAAGAAGATCTAGGTAATGGCCTAAAAACCGTTTGGCAAGCTGAAGGCGGTATTAACGCCGATGATGCAAGCATGGATACACTGTCTAGCTCAAAAAAATTAAACGGCAATGGTCTTCTTGCAACACGTGACACCTTCGTTGGTTTAAGCGACGCAAAACTTGGCACATTAAAATTGGGGCGCATTACCTCTCCATATGATAACGTTGGGTCAAAGTTTGATGGATTTATTGGTAGTGACCGTATAAACGGTTTCTTTGAGCAAAACAACACAGATCCTGATAGCTCTGTTACTAATGGGGTTTATAATTTCCCTATCAACGTTAAGCAGAACCGCAAAAATAATGCCATTCACTATACAAGCCCTAATTTAAATGGTTTCAGTGGTGCTGTTGAGTATTATCTCAATGAAAATGCCACATCAACTTCTAAGGCAGGCAAAGGTATTTCTACTAGATTATCTTACTCTGGTAATGGACTATCTATTGATTGGGGTTTCGAACAAAACAAAACAGGTGCCCCCTCTGTTTCTGGCAGTGCTAACAAAGAAACCGCCAACCTTGTAAGTATTGCGTACGACGTGTTGCCAGAGTTAACTTTAGGCGGCCAGTTGTATAAACAGCAAAACAATGCTGCTTCCAAGGTAGAAAACAAAGGTTATGGCCTTTTTGCAAACTATAAAGCAACCCCTCAAGTAACCTTACGTGCTTTTTATGGTCAATTTACAGCCAAGAAAAACGATGGTATTGAAGACACAAATGACTTCAAAGCAAAGCGCCTAACACTAGGTGCACACTATGCACTTTCTAAGCGCACACTCGTTTTCGCTGAGTATCTGAATGACAAGATTAATCGCAAAGCAGTAAGTGCCTCCACCGGCAATACTAGTGCACGTACAATCAGCATTGGTTTGTCACACGACTTCTAA
- the rplJ gene encoding 50S ribosomal protein L10, whose protein sequence is MGLNLEDKKAVVAEVAAEVAKAQTIVLAEYRGIQVSQLTQLRANARKSGVYLRVLKNTLVRRAVQGTSFEGLAEHMSGPIIYSISEDAVAAAKVLNDFAKANDKLVLTAGCYDGNVLDKAGVQALASIPSREELLARLLGVMQAPVSGFARALAALAAQKGETESV, encoded by the coding sequence TTGGGTCTCAATCTCGAAGATAAAAAAGCCGTCGTGGCTGAAGTCGCTGCAGAAGTTGCAAAGGCTCAGACCATTGTTTTGGCTGAATATCGTGGTATCCAAGTTAGCCAACTTACTCAACTTCGTGCAAATGCTCGTAAAAGTGGCGTTTACCTGCGTGTATTGAAAAATACATTGGTACGCCGTGCTGTTCAGGGAACTTCATTTGAAGGTCTTGCTGAGCATATGAGTGGTCCGATTATCTATAGTATCTCTGAAGATGCTGTAGCGGCTGCAAAAGTGTTGAACGACTTTGCTAAAGCAAATGACAAGTTGGTTCTAACTGCTGGTTGTTACGATGGTAATGTACTAGATAAAGCAGGTGTACAAGCTCTTGCCTCTATCCCAAGTCGCGAAGAATTACTTGCTCGCTTGTTGGGTGTTATGCAAGCCCCTGTTTCTGGCTTTGCTCGTGCATTGGCTGCTTTGGCAGCACAAAAAGGCGAAACTGAATCAGTTTAA
- the secE gene encoding preprotein translocase subunit SecE, producing MTTIDKSKLAASILLVAAGLVVFYSIHSLPGFARGGIVLVSVVAALVLMLTTEMGSSFKGYAADSLKEAKRVTWPTRKETLQMTGVVLLFVVVLAIFMSLVDWSLGKFFYSFLLNRG from the coding sequence ATGACTACGATTGATAAATCAAAACTAGCCGCATCCATCTTATTGGTCGCGGCTGGTCTTGTTGTATTTTATTCGATTCACTCACTTCCAGGCTTTGCCCGTGGAGGCATCGTTTTGGTGTCTGTTGTGGCAGCTTTGGTGTTGATGTTGACGACAGAAATGGGTTCTTCGTTTAAGGGTTATGCGGCAGATTCTCTGAAAGAGGCGAAGCGTGTAACGTGGCCAACGAGAAAAGAAACGTTGCAAATGACGGGTGTTGTTTTGTTGTTTGTAGTGGTGCTTGCGATCTTTATGTCGTTGGTGGATTGGAGTTTGGGTAAATTCTTTTACTCGTTTCTATTGAATAGGGGTTGA
- the rplK gene encoding 50S ribosomal protein L11, whose amino-acid sequence MAKKIVGLIKLQVPAGKANPSPPIGPALGQRGLNIMEFCKAFNAATQGVEPGLPIPVVITAYADKSFTFVMKTPPATILIKKAIGLQKGSPKPHTDKVGKLTRAQAEEIAKTKMPDLTAADLDAAVRCIAGSARSMGVEMEG is encoded by the coding sequence GTGGCAAAGAAAATTGTTGGCTTAATTAAGCTACAAGTGCCTGCAGGTAAGGCAAATCCATCTCCACCTATTGGTCCAGCGCTAGGTCAGCGCGGTCTAAATATTATGGAATTTTGTAAGGCCTTTAACGCGGCTACACAAGGTGTAGAGCCAGGTCTGCCAATTCCAGTGGTAATTACAGCTTACGCGGACAAGTCTTTCACATTCGTGATGAAGACTCCTCCAGCTACTATCTTGATCAAAAAAGCAATTGGTCTACAAAAAGGTAGTCCGAAGCCTCATACCGACAAAGTTGGTAAGTTGACTCGTGCTCAAGCTGAAGAAATTGCAAAAACAAAAATGCCAGACTTAACAGCTGCTGATTTAGATGCTGCTGTTCGTTGTATTGCTGGTAGCGCCCGTTCAATGGGCGTAGAGATGGAGGGTTAA
- a CDS encoding Dyp-type peroxidase gives MSKFQGAILAPIPAFARHLLWKIQDLAKVEFALDAIKEFIDGEKIAIGYGKKLVDLLGIENNQLKAFHPPVGAQRDIPSNEYDLWLWIRSAEIGELVHLQQLLESKLAGLFVLEDVVQCFKYKEGRDLTGYEDGTENPVDKDALNVAVGDMNDAYAVLQIWQHNLNRFHSFTPEEKDLLIGRRLKDNEEIEDAPDSAHVKRTAQESFEPEAFMVRRSMPWSDGCSSGLAFLSFEKNGMNAFESQFKRMLGLEDGVEDGLFRFSVPIKTSYFWIPEV, from the coding sequence ATGTCAAAATTTCAAGGCGCTATCTTAGCGCCAATCCCTGCATTTGCAAGGCACTTACTATGGAAGATACAAGACTTGGCGAAAGTTGAGTTCGCATTAGATGCGATTAAAGAGTTTATTGATGGCGAAAAAATAGCCATTGGGTATGGGAAAAAACTAGTTGATTTGTTAGGGATTGAGAACAATCAGTTAAAGGCGTTTCACCCCCCTGTTGGTGCCCAAAGAGATATTCCCTCTAATGAATATGATTTGTGGCTATGGATCCGTTCTGCGGAGATTGGCGAATTGGTTCACCTCCAGCAGTTACTAGAAAGTAAATTAGCTGGATTGTTTGTGCTTGAAGATGTCGTTCAATGCTTCAAATACAAAGAAGGTCGGGATTTAACCGGCTATGAGGATGGTACAGAGAACCCTGTGGATAAGGATGCCTTGAATGTTGCGGTAGGGGATATGAATGACGCCTATGCTGTTTTGCAAATTTGGCAACATAACCTTAATCGATTTCATTCATTCACGCCTGAAGAGAAGGATCTTCTAATTGGAAGAAGGCTAAAAGATAACGAAGAAATAGAAGACGCGCCAGATTCCGCACATGTGAAAAGAACGGCACAAGAAAGCTTTGAGCCAGAAGCATTTATGGTTAGACGATCAATGCCATGGTCAGACGGTTGTAGTAGTGGATTAGCTTTTTTGTCGTTTGAAAAGAATGGGATGAACGCTTTTGAAAGCCAATTCAAAAGAATGCTTGGGCTTGAAGATGGGGTTGAGGATGGACTGTTTCGATTTTCGGTACCAATAAAAACATCTTACTTTTGGATACCGGAAGTTTAG
- the nusG gene encoding transcription termination/antitermination protein NusG: protein MAMRWYVVHAYSGFEKSVQRALQEKINRSELLEKFGRILVPVEEVVEVKGGHKSITERKFFPGYVLVEMDMSDETWHLVKSTPKVTGFVGGSGNRPAPISQKEVDDILHQMQEGVEKPKPKILFEVGESVRVIDGPFTDFNGSVEEINYDKSKLRVSVLIFGRATPVELDFSQVEKL from the coding sequence ATGGCGATGAGATGGTATGTTGTTCATGCCTATTCAGGTTTTGAGAAGAGTGTGCAAAGAGCGCTACAAGAAAAAATTAATCGTAGCGAACTTCTTGAAAAGTTTGGTAGAATCTTGGTCCCTGTCGAAGAGGTGGTCGAGGTTAAGGGTGGTCACAAAAGTATTACCGAGAGAAAGTTTTTTCCGGGGTACGTTTTGGTTGAGATGGATATGTCCGACGAGACGTGGCATTTGGTGAAAAGTACACCAAAAGTCACTGGTTTTGTTGGTGGTTCTGGAAACCGTCCTGCGCCTATTTCGCAAAAAGAAGTAGACGATATCTTGCATCAAATGCAAGAAGGTGTTGAAAAGCCAAAACCTAAGATTCTTTTTGAGGTCGGCGAGTCGGTTCGTGTGATTGACGGGCCATTCACTGACTTTAATGGGTCTGTGGAAGAAATTAATTACGATAAAAGTAAGTTGCGTGTTTCTGTTCTTATTTTTGGTCGTGCAACACCGGTAGAATTGGATTTTTCTCAGGTCGAGAAGCTTTGA
- the rplA gene encoding 50S ribosomal protein L1, which translates to MAKISKRLKELRSKVDSTKLYPIEEALGLIKETASAKFDESVDVSVNLGVDARKSDQVVRGSVVLPRGTGKSVRVAVFAQGANAEAAKAAGADIVGFEDLAEQIKGGMLDFDIVIATPDAMRIVGQLGQVLGPRGLMPNPKVGTVTPDAATAVKNAKAGQVQYRTDKAGIIHCTIGRASFEQAALRENLGALIEALVKAKPASSKGVYLRKVAVSSTMGLGVRVDTATVQA; encoded by the coding sequence ATGGCGAAAATCTCTAAGCGTTTGAAAGAGCTTCGTTCTAAAGTTGACTCTACAAAACTATATCCAATCGAAGAAGCATTGGGTTTGATTAAAGAAACTGCATCAGCAAAGTTTGATGAGTCTGTAGATGTATCAGTTAACCTAGGTGTTGATGCACGTAAATCTGACCAGGTTGTTCGTGGATCAGTAGTGTTGCCGCGTGGTACAGGTAAGTCTGTTCGTGTTGCTGTTTTTGCACAGGGTGCAAACGCAGAAGCCGCTAAAGCAGCTGGTGCAGATATTGTTGGCTTTGAAGATCTAGCAGAGCAAATCAAAGGTGGCATGCTTGACTTTGATATCGTAATTGCAACACCAGATGCAATGCGTATCGTGGGTCAATTAGGTCAAGTGTTGGGCCCGCGTGGTCTAATGCCTAACCCTAAGGTTGGTACTGTTACTCCTGATGCAGCAACCGCTGTGAAAAATGCTAAGGCTGGTCAGGTTCAATACCGTACAGACAAAGCAGGTATCATCCATTGCACAATTGGTCGCGCTTCATTTGAACAAGCTGCTTTGCGTGAAAACCTAGGTGCGTTGATCGAGGCGTTGGTAAAAGCCAAGCCAGCATCAAGCAAAGGTGTTTACCTTCGCAAGGTCGCAGTTAGCAGCACCATGGGCTTGGGTGTGCGTGTAGATACAGCAACCGTACAAGCTTAA
- the rplL gene encoding 50S ribosomal protein L7/L12 → MAITKDDILEAVGAMSVMELNDLVKAFEEKFGVSAAAMAVAAPAAGGAAAAEEKTEFDVVLTAAGDNKVNVIKVVRAITGLGLKEAKDLVDGAPKTVKEGASKADAEAIKKQLEEAGAKAEIK, encoded by the coding sequence ATGGCAATTACTAAAGACGATATCCTTGAAGCCGTAGGCGCAATGTCTGTGATGGAATTAAATGACCTTGTTAAGGCATTTGAAGAAAAATTCGGTGTTTCAGCTGCTGCAATGGCAGTTGCTGCTCCAGCTGCTGGCGGTGCTGCTGCTGCTGAAGAAAAAACTGAATTTGACGTTGTGCTAACTGCAGCAGGCGACAACAAGGTTAACGTAATTAAAGTAGTTCGTGCTATTACTGGCCTAGGCTTGAAAGAAGCTAAAGACCTAGTTGATGGCGCACCTAAGACAGTTAAAGAAGGTGCATCTAAAGCTGATGCTGAAGCTATCAAGAAACAACTTGAAGAAGCAGGCGCTAAAGCTGAGATCAAGTAA
- a CDS encoding NADP(H)-dependent aldo-keto reductase, with amino-acid sequence MQYKQLGTTDVRVSLIGLGTMTWGEQNTLDDAHSQITFAKASGINLIDVAEMYPVPPKPETQGATEKIVGEYFAKFGDRQDWILATKATGPAQNPKQPGYVRNGELNFNLKNLSTAVEGSLKRLQTDYIDLYQLHWPDRKTNMFGQLGFKEEENNPGAVAIEETLYALSELVKSGKIRYVGVSNETPWGVAQFLKYADKFNLPRIVSIQNPYNLLNRSFEVGLSEFSYREQVGLLAYSPLAFGVLSGKYLDGQKPDGARLTLFERFSRYTNPQATAATAAYAAIAKQYGLSLTQMSLAFINQRPFVSSNLIGATNIDQLKENIESVHITLSEEILQAIEAVHTQHPNPAP; translated from the coding sequence ATGCAATATAAACAACTTGGTACAACAGATGTTCGTGTAAGCCTCATTGGTTTAGGGACCATGACATGGGGTGAGCAAAATACGTTAGATGATGCACATTCTCAAATTACTTTCGCCAAAGCAAGTGGCATTAATTTAATTGATGTCGCGGAAATGTACCCTGTCCCACCCAAGCCTGAAACACAAGGTGCCACAGAAAAGATCGTTGGCGAATATTTTGCTAAGTTTGGCGATCGTCAGGATTGGATACTGGCCACCAAAGCAACAGGACCGGCACAGAACCCTAAACAACCAGGGTATGTACGAAATGGAGAGCTAAATTTTAATTTAAAGAACTTAAGCACTGCAGTGGAAGGTTCTTTGAAGCGATTACAAACTGATTATATTGATCTTTACCAATTGCATTGGCCAGACCGTAAAACGAACATGTTCGGCCAACTTGGGTTTAAAGAAGAAGAAAACAACCCTGGCGCCGTAGCAATTGAGGAAACCTTATACGCACTAAGCGAACTAGTTAAGTCTGGAAAAATTCGGTACGTTGGTGTTTCAAATGAAACACCTTGGGGTGTGGCTCAGTTCCTAAAATATGCGGACAAATTTAACTTACCGCGAATTGTTAGTATTCAAAACCCGTACAATTTACTGAATCGCTCATTTGAAGTCGGACTATCAGAGTTCTCTTACCGTGAGCAGGTTGGATTACTAGCGTACTCACCACTTGCATTTGGTGTTTTATCTGGCAAATATTTAGATGGCCAAAAGCCTGATGGTGCCAGATTAACCTTGTTTGAGCGCTTTAGTCGCTACACAAATCCCCAAGCCACAGCGGCAACCGCTGCATATGCCGCCATTGCAAAGCAATATGGGCTATCTTTAACACAAATGTCACTTGCCTTTATCAATCAGCGCCCTTTTGTCTCCAGCAACTTAATTGGTGCGACTAATATTGATCAATTAAAAGAAAACATTGAAAGTGTTCATATCACCCTAAGCGAAGAAATACTGCAGGCAATTGAAGCGGTACATACTCAGCACCCGAACCCTGCGCCGTAA